Proteins encoded in a region of the Paenibacillus sp. W2I17 genome:
- a CDS encoding glycosyltransferase, whose amino-acid sequence MENPTVYMLPKMIENNKFNELLSDSIENKGWEVKQFTKRDLLKLNKNDVLHFHWPSFYYRGSSVLTTVIKSILYVLMICFARLRGAKLFWTVHNIWPHNSGKTRFDYWMRKILVQNCSKLIVMGKPLISEICSTFGIDSSRIEVIPHGHYKGVYQGKGVNIRSRFGIPEDSYVYAFFGQVSPYKGVDDLLEAFKDLDSEQAHLLIAGKKVKDYDLGDEFLKSGHIHTHFHFIEDDEYSDYFDAVDSIILPYKQIATSGSAILALTFCKPVVAPRIGLLEEYLPEDCAVLYEPSDPDGLLKAMNMIRLKQSEFQEGSGFVKALERLDWPVIAQRTLTLYSS is encoded by the coding sequence ATGGAAAATCCGACGGTGTATATGCTGCCCAAGATGATTGAAAACAATAAATTCAATGAGCTGTTATCCGATTCCATTGAGAACAAGGGATGGGAAGTGAAACAGTTTACCAAAAGAGATCTACTCAAACTGAATAAAAATGATGTGCTGCATTTTCATTGGCCCAGCTTCTATTACAGGGGCTCTTCCGTGCTGACAACAGTGATCAAGTCCATTCTGTATGTATTGATGATTTGTTTTGCACGCTTGCGAGGGGCCAAATTGTTCTGGACGGTGCATAACATCTGGCCTCACAACAGCGGCAAGACGCGGTTCGATTATTGGATGAGAAAAATACTGGTCCAAAATTGCTCCAAGCTGATTGTCATGGGTAAACCCTTGATCTCTGAGATCTGTTCGACGTTTGGGATTGATTCCAGCCGGATCGAGGTTATTCCGCATGGACATTACAAGGGAGTGTATCAGGGAAAAGGCGTGAATATCCGCTCCCGGTTTGGCATCCCGGAGGATAGTTATGTGTATGCGTTCTTCGGTCAGGTCTCGCCTTACAAGGGCGTGGATGATTTGCTGGAGGCATTCAAGGATCTGGATTCCGAACAAGCCCATCTGTTGATTGCCGGCAAAAAGGTAAAGGATTATGACCTTGGAGATGAATTTCTCAAGAGTGGACATATCCATACCCATTTTCATTTTATCGAAGATGATGAATATTCGGATTATTTTGATGCAGTCGATTCGATCATTCTTCCATACAAGCAAATTGCCACTTCTGGTAGTGCGATTCTGGCATTAACCTTCTGTAAACCGGTGGTGGCACCACGGATTGGCTTGTTGGAGGAATACCTGCCCGAAGATTGTGCGGTACTCTATGAACCTTCCGATCCGGATGGATTGCTCAAGGCAATGAATATGATCCGGTTAAAACAATCGGAGTTTCAGGAAGGCAGTGGTTTTGTCAAAGCGTTGGAGCGGCTGGATTGGCCAGTGATTGCCCAAAGGACACTTACCCTGTACTCCAGTTAG
- a CDS encoding glycosyltransferase family 2 protein translates to MNPLVSCIITTHNRAELLRNALRSVREQTHPYLEIFIVDDGSEDQTPEICQAWAREDSRIRYIRVPYPKGANHARNVGISQANGKYIAFLDDDDEWMPDKIKTQAEVLERTQESFTFCSKYLAYTNEQHQVVKRKLSVEPRDVIRYEDLLTFNWIGETSKIMVLTSLAREVRFDENLTSAQDYDFYLRILKRGYIAVNVKEPLVDINIHSGPRISTSTTAKYKGQRKIILKYYNDMSKEQKRRQLHHYRMLEWSRNTLRNNVYLKKALSLYPWWKDWVLLKRNTKIMMQGFLMRFHARRAVGTYTEEPVRMKLK, encoded by the coding sequence ATGAACCCCTTGGTATCTTGCATCATTACGACCCATAACCGGGCCGAGTTATTGAGAAATGCGTTGAGAAGTGTACGTGAGCAAACACATCCGTATCTGGAGATTTTCATTGTGGATGATGGATCAGAAGATCAGACGCCAGAGATCTGTCAGGCTTGGGCCCGGGAAGATTCACGGATTCGGTACATCCGGGTTCCATATCCCAAAGGAGCCAACCATGCACGGAATGTAGGGATATCCCAAGCCAATGGCAAGTACATTGCCTTCCTGGACGATGATGATGAATGGATGCCTGACAAAATAAAAACCCAGGCGGAAGTGCTGGAACGAACACAGGAATCATTCACCTTTTGCAGCAAGTATCTCGCATACACGAATGAGCAGCATCAGGTCGTCAAACGGAAATTGTCGGTGGAACCTCGCGATGTTATTCGGTATGAGGATCTGCTTACATTCAACTGGATTGGGGAAACGTCCAAAATCATGGTACTTACCTCACTGGCCCGTGAAGTTCGATTCGATGAAAATCTGACATCCGCTCAGGATTATGACTTTTATCTGCGTATATTGAAACGAGGCTACATCGCCGTGAATGTAAAAGAACCGCTGGTGGATATTAACATCCATAGTGGTCCACGAATTTCAACCTCTACAACGGCCAAGTACAAGGGCCAACGCAAGATTATTTTGAAATACTACAATGATATGTCCAAGGAACAGAAGCGCCGTCAGTTACACCATTATCGAATGCTCGAATGGTCGAGAAATACACTTCGTAATAACGTTTATTTGAAAAAAGCATTATCGCTGTATCCTTGGTGGAAAGATTGGGTGCTGCTCAAGCGTAATACCAAAATTATGATGCAAGGATTTCTAATGAGATTTCATGCAAGGCGCGCAGTTGGAACGTATACAGAGGAACCTGTGCGAATGAAACTAAAGTAA
- a CDS encoding glycosyltransferase family 4 protein has product MKPKVLVVGSSLKDMGGIVSVIKNIEDSSISEMYAMQRVETYITGSVFSRLLIFIRGFMQFWMKLYTFKPDIVHIHMANNGSFYRKSLFLLTARKLFRKSVILHIHAASFDDFYNQFALQRKYCHYILNQADKLIVLSQTWKEYFVTIVPETAIEVLYNGVFVKEPFVREQQAAVNALFMGRLGERKGVYDLLQSIQQLKALGVTATFNLAGDGEVEEVKAIVQQYGIEDRVNVLGWINGEQKEKLMREADLLVLPSYHEGLPMAILEAMNCGLPIISTTVGGIPEVITSGHNGLLIEPGDVHGLTSALEYLIRDEEIRARMGSHNRAIISDKFDMNLLVGRLSGIYDALQVKVS; this is encoded by the coding sequence ATGAAACCAAAAGTATTGGTTGTTGGATCATCCTTGAAGGATATGGGCGGAATTGTGAGTGTCATCAAAAACATTGAGGATTCCTCCATCTCGGAAATGTATGCCATGCAGCGGGTCGAAACGTATATCACGGGCAGCGTGTTCTCACGGCTGCTTATTTTTATAAGGGGATTCATGCAATTCTGGATGAAGCTGTACACGTTCAAGCCGGATATCGTGCATATTCATATGGCAAACAATGGGAGCTTTTATCGGAAGTCTCTATTTCTGCTAACCGCACGAAAGTTGTTTCGAAAGTCAGTCATTCTGCATATTCATGCGGCCAGCTTTGATGATTTCTACAATCAATTTGCTCTGCAGCGCAAGTATTGTCACTACATTCTGAATCAGGCAGATAAGTTGATTGTCTTGTCCCAGACGTGGAAAGAATACTTTGTCACGATTGTGCCGGAGACAGCGATTGAGGTTCTATATAACGGGGTCTTTGTCAAAGAACCGTTTGTGAGAGAACAACAAGCAGCCGTTAATGCTCTCTTCATGGGCAGACTCGGTGAGCGAAAAGGAGTCTACGATCTGCTTCAGTCCATTCAGCAATTGAAGGCGCTAGGCGTTACAGCTACCTTTAATCTGGCAGGGGATGGTGAAGTCGAAGAAGTCAAAGCAATCGTGCAGCAGTATGGAATAGAGGATCGTGTCAATGTACTCGGCTGGATTAACGGAGAGCAAAAGGAAAAGCTGATGCGGGAAGCGGATCTACTGGTCCTGCCTTCTTATCATGAGGGATTACCTATGGCCATACTTGAAGCAATGAATTGTGGCTTGCCCATTATATCGACCACCGTCGGAGGCATCCCCGAAGTGATCACATCCGGTCATAATGGGCTGTTAATCGAGCCGGGAGATGTGCACGGGCTGACATCAGCGCTGGAATATCTCATCAGGGATGAAGAGATTAGAGCAAGAATGGGTTCACATAACAGAGCGATTATATCGGATAAGTTCGATATGAATCTTCTCGTAGGCCGATTGTCAGGAATATATGATGCACTTCAAGTGAAGGTATCCTAG
- the pssE gene encoding PssE/Cps14G family polysaccharide biosynthesis glycosyltransferase, which translates to MIFAIVGTQRFPFNRMFELIDEAIEAGIIEEEVVAQSGYTEYQPRNFTVIPFLTQEEMNEYVERSRCIISHAGVGSITNCLERGKPVIVIPRRKEWGEHVDDHQLEISKVFQENGYVAVAESRAELQNLVPCIEELTFQPYVRKQSDLISSIKNYVNSL; encoded by the coding sequence TTGATATTTGCTATCGTTGGAACGCAGCGCTTTCCCTTCAATCGGATGTTTGAGCTTATTGATGAGGCGATTGAGGCGGGAATTATTGAAGAAGAGGTTGTCGCCCAATCCGGATATACCGAGTATCAGCCGCGAAATTTCACTGTGATTCCTTTCCTCACGCAGGAAGAGATGAATGAATATGTGGAGCGCAGCAGATGCATTATTTCTCATGCGGGTGTGGGCTCCATCACAAATTGTCTTGAACGTGGCAAGCCGGTTATTGTCATTCCACGCCGGAAAGAATGGGGCGAGCATGTGGATGACCATCAGCTTGAGATCTCCAAGGTTTTTCAGGAAAACGGCTATGTGGCCGTCGCGGAGAGTCGGGCTGAATTGCAAAATTTGGTTCCTTGCATAGAGGAGCTGACGTTCCAGCCCTATGTGAGAAAACAGTCTGATTTGATCTCATCCATTAAAAATTACGTGAATAGTCTGTAA
- the pssD gene encoding PssD/Cps14F family polysaccharide biosynthesis glycosyltransferase, translating to MKVCLISSTGGHFDELTKIIPAVEEHDYFLITEKNKSRKVDSAQGKVYFLMQQERKNAMFLLIFVANIIKSFFLYLRERPKVIITTGAGATYPFCLIGKIFGAKLIYIESYAKIYSSSATGRLMYKISDEFFIQWETLQDSYPNAKYRGALF from the coding sequence ATGAAGGTCTGTTTGATCAGTTCTACAGGCGGTCATTTTGATGAATTAACCAAAATTATTCCTGCGGTTGAAGAACATGATTATTTCCTGATTACCGAGAAAAATAAAAGCAGAAAAGTAGATTCGGCACAGGGAAAAGTATACTTCTTGATGCAGCAAGAGCGGAAAAATGCGATGTTCTTGCTAATCTTTGTGGCTAATATTATAAAATCATTCTTTCTATATCTGCGTGAGCGCCCAAAGGTGATCATTACAACAGGGGCAGGAGCTACCTATCCTTTTTGCCTCATCGGTAAAATCTTCGGTGCCAAGCTGATTTATATCGAAAGTTATGCCAAAATCTATTCCTCCAGCGCAACCGGGAGATTGATGTACAAAATCTCGGATGAGTTCTTCATCCAATGGGAAACGTTGCAGGATAGCTATCCCAATGCGAAGTACAGGGGGGCTTTATTTTGA
- a CDS encoding O-antigen ligase, translating to MQKTGILAALNMKSFNIILFSLVIVFAAIYLPLVSVVALIAVILLGVYIKQPSWIFMILIVSFSLSIDKIFSIHLAGLDSLSFYKLAILGFVVSLFLRFGIRKDLIYPALAIGFLFVESYFLSDLPSKVSPLDPFKAFLGVIVPFLLLMPHFSREISQRIIRVLAWLPLFSLAGGYILQLAGILSITNLEMSGVTRLQGANIAAHLAMLCFISICVCLIQIKQGHQVVLYYMLTLTHLVILVQTGTRGPLIALIPIILVYLFDQLKAFIKGRVSAIIPLILFVVAVAYMVIAQWDNYEMRSESKGLSGRDVAWNYFIGKANEYPIFGRGLGSTLVANDGSIFSGFVVPHNEYIRFYYDGGLVGAILLFLSLLLVFRAVYFRLGGMIRLYFAGMIIGFLTYSFFDNTLSTVHLIAPFCIFLNALYATGNGVQSKSGAEAEVDIQIQRAKDVSFSKEIRT from the coding sequence ATGCAAAAGACCGGTATACTTGCTGCATTGAATATGAAGTCGTTTAATATCATTCTTTTTTCGCTGGTAATTGTCTTCGCAGCAATCTATCTTCCGCTAGTCTCGGTTGTTGCACTCATAGCTGTGATTCTGCTGGGCGTTTATATTAAACAGCCCAGCTGGATTTTTATGATTCTCATCGTAAGTTTTTCATTGTCCATTGATAAAATATTTAGCATTCATCTGGCAGGACTGGATTCGCTGTCCTTCTACAAGCTGGCGATTCTGGGTTTTGTCGTCTCTCTTTTTTTACGCTTTGGTATTCGCAAAGATCTGATATATCCTGCACTGGCGATTGGTTTTTTATTTGTGGAGAGTTATTTTCTATCTGATCTGCCCAGTAAGGTTAGTCCGCTCGATCCATTCAAGGCCTTTCTGGGAGTCATTGTTCCTTTTTTGTTGCTGATGCCCCATTTTTCAAGAGAGATCAGTCAACGAATTATACGTGTACTCGCATGGTTGCCGCTGTTCAGTCTTGCTGGTGGTTATATTCTGCAACTCGCCGGCATATTGTCCATTACTAACCTGGAGATGTCGGGTGTAACCCGGTTACAGGGAGCTAACATCGCCGCGCATCTGGCCATGTTGTGTTTTATCTCCATCTGCGTCTGTCTGATTCAGATCAAGCAAGGCCATCAGGTTGTTCTGTATTACATGCTTACCTTGACACATCTGGTTATTTTGGTCCAGACGGGAACGAGGGGGCCGCTTATTGCGCTTATTCCGATTATTCTGGTCTATCTTTTTGATCAACTGAAAGCCTTCATCAAAGGCAGAGTCAGTGCCATTATTCCTCTCATTCTGTTTGTTGTCGCTGTGGCCTATATGGTGATTGCGCAGTGGGACAATTATGAGATGAGGTCAGAGAGCAAAGGCTTGTCGGGAAGGGATGTAGCATGGAATTATTTTATTGGCAAAGCAAATGAGTATCCGATATTTGGACGTGGACTCGGCTCAACTCTTGTAGCGAATGATGGAAGTATTTTTTCTGGATTCGTCGTTCCGCATAATGAATACATTCGTTTTTATTACGATGGCGGGTTAGTTGGAGCCATCCTGTTGTTTCTATCGCTGCTGCTGGTGTTTCGGGCTGTTTACTTCCGATTGGGCGGCATGATCCGGTTGTATTTTGCCGGTATGATTATCGGTTTCCTGACCTATTCCTTTTTTGACAATACCCTGTCCACGGTTCATCTGATTGCTCCATTCTGTATCTTCCTGAACGCGTTATATGCTACGGGAAATGGAGTTCAATCCAAGTCAGGGGCTGAAGCAGAAGTGGATATACAGATACAGCGAGCCAAGGACGTATCCTTTTCAAAGGAGATTAGAACATGA
- a CDS encoding sugar transferase, which yields MSPSPQTKEAEIVMDPSLGYNASTMSGQNADKVYLFMKRMLDLLGSFIGLIILCPLFAVIGLLIKIEAPQGSVFFRQVRVGQNGKEFHMYKFRSMVANAEDLLEQLIDQNEVNGNMFKMKNDPRITRIGKFIRKTSLDELPQLWNVFRGEMSLVGPRPALPREVKNYTSYDRQRLQMIPGCTGLWQVSGRNSVGFEEMVELDLTYARERSMMVDIKIIFRTFKVLVGSKDAF from the coding sequence ATGAGTCCATCTCCCCAAACGAAGGAAGCGGAGATCGTTATGGACCCAAGTCTGGGGTACAATGCATCAACGATGTCAGGACAAAATGCGGATAAAGTGTATCTATTTATGAAAAGAATGCTCGATTTGCTGGGTTCTTTCATAGGTTTGATCATTTTGTGCCCCTTGTTTGCGGTCATCGGATTACTGATCAAAATCGAGGCCCCGCAGGGGTCTGTTTTTTTTCGTCAGGTACGGGTCGGACAGAATGGAAAAGAGTTTCATATGTACAAATTCAGGTCCATGGTTGCGAATGCAGAAGATCTGCTGGAACAGCTGATTGATCAGAATGAAGTGAACGGGAATATGTTCAAAATGAAAAATGATCCCCGGATTACCCGGATTGGCAAGTTCATTCGGAAAACCAGTCTGGATGAGCTGCCACAGTTGTGGAACGTGTTCAGAGGAGAGATGAGTCTCGTTGGACCCAGACCGGCTCTGCCCAGAGAAGTGAAGAACTACACTTCCTATGACAGACAACGTCTTCAGATGATTCCGGGATGTACGGGATTATGGCAAGTCAGCGGTCGAAATAGTGTTGGTTTTGAAGAAATGGTAGAGCTGGATCTGACGTATGCCCGTGAGCGCAGCATGATGGTGGATATCAAAATTATCTTCAGAACGTTCAAGGTGCTGGTAGGTTCGAAGGATGCGTTTTGA
- the galU gene encoding UTP--glucose-1-phosphate uridylyltransferase GalU — protein sequence MKKVRKAIIPAAGLGTRFLPATKAMPKEMLPIVDKPTIQYIVEEAIASGIEDIIIVTGKGKRAIEDHFDNAFELEHNLLEKGKLGLLEEVRKSSNVDIHYIRQKEAKGLGHAVWCARNFIGDEPFAVLLGDDIVVSEVPCTKQLIDQYDQVQHSIVGVQTVLAEQTDRYGIVDPLQSDGRLTEVLRFVEKPAQGTAPSNLAIMGRYVLSPEIFEHLEQQEIGQGGEIQLTDAIQRLNETQGVYAYDFEGVRYDVGEKLGFILTTIDFALQKQELRIPMLQALQQILEKESVEHVAGGEFE from the coding sequence ATGAAAAAAGTGAGAAAAGCAATCATTCCTGCAGCTGGACTAGGTACACGATTTTTGCCAGCCACAAAAGCGATGCCCAAAGAAATGCTCCCTATTGTGGACAAACCAACTATACAGTATATCGTTGAGGAAGCCATTGCCTCTGGAATCGAAGACATCATCATTGTAACTGGTAAAGGGAAGCGGGCAATTGAAGATCATTTCGACAACGCTTTTGAACTGGAACATAACTTGCTGGAAAAAGGGAAGCTGGGCCTGCTTGAAGAGGTTCGCAAATCCTCTAACGTGGATATCCACTACATAAGACAAAAAGAGGCCAAAGGACTTGGTCATGCTGTCTGGTGTGCACGTAACTTTATCGGTGACGAACCTTTTGCCGTGTTGCTCGGAGATGACATCGTCGTATCGGAAGTGCCATGCACCAAACAATTGATTGATCAATATGATCAGGTTCAACATTCCATTGTTGGCGTACAAACCGTACTTGCTGAACAAACAGACAGATACGGCATTGTGGACCCGCTTCAATCGGATGGCCGTTTGACAGAGGTTCTCAGATTCGTAGAGAAACCTGCCCAAGGCACAGCGCCTTCCAACCTGGCGATTATGGGGAGATACGTACTGAGTCCAGAGATTTTCGAACATCTGGAGCAACAAGAGATTGGTCAAGGGGGAGAGATTCAATTAACAGATGCGATTCAGCGCTTAAATGAGACACAAGGAGTGTATGCTTACGATTTCGAGGGAGTACGTTATGACGTGGGCGAGAAACTGGGATTCATTTTGACAACCATCGACTTCGCTCTGCAAAAACAGGAACTTAGAATTCCAATGCTGCAAGCTCTGCAACAGATTCTGGAAAAAGAGTCGGTAGAACATGTAGCCGGGGGGGAGTTTGAATGA
- a CDS encoding CpsD/CapB family tyrosine-protein kinase: protein MSRLTNENNSLVTYFNSKSQISEGYRKLRTNIQFSSIDSHIKKIMVASAESGEGKTTTISNLAVTYAQEGKKVLLIDADLRNPSLHQVFSVPNHIGLSSVLSNQYSVEDVLRESYIDNLQLFTSGPIPPNPSEMIGSNRMKRLIEKLEDQYDVIMFDTPPVLAVTDALIVSSLCDGVLLVVNSGKVKKELVKKTKAALEHVNARILGAILNNIKNVAVPVGYGEK, encoded by the coding sequence ATGTCGCGGCTAACCAATGAAAATAACAGTCTGGTGACCTATTTTAACTCCAAATCTCAAATCTCGGAGGGATACCGTAAATTACGGACGAACATCCAGTTCTCCTCAATCGACAGTCATATCAAAAAAATCATGGTGGCTTCCGCCGAATCCGGCGAAGGCAAGACCACAACCATTAGCAACCTGGCGGTAACCTATGCCCAGGAAGGCAAAAAAGTTCTGCTGATCGATGCGGATCTGCGTAATCCTTCCTTGCACCAGGTGTTTTCCGTACCGAATCATATCGGTCTTAGTAGTGTGCTGTCTAATCAGTACAGTGTGGAAGACGTGCTTAGAGAGAGTTATATCGACAATCTCCAATTGTTCACTTCTGGCCCAATTCCGCCGAACCCTTCCGAGATGATCGGTTCCAACCGGATGAAAAGGCTGATTGAGAAGTTAGAGGATCAATATGATGTCATCATGTTTGATACACCGCCGGTGCTCGCGGTAACGGATGCACTCATTGTGAGTTCGCTGTGTGATGGTGTGCTGCTGGTCGTGAACTCGGGCAAGGTCAAGAAGGAACTGGTGAAGAAAACCAAGGCTGCTCTGGAGCATGTGAATGCACGAATCCTGGGCGCAATCCTGAACAATATCAAAAACGTTGCAGTTCCGGTGGGCTACGGAGAGAAGTAA
- a CDS encoding YveK family protein: MELKGYFRLLQKKLWLIVAIALIAGVGAGVKSIFFTQPIYEASSKLIVNQTSNVQGQAMMDFSMIQTNIKLINSYREIIKSSAIMDKVATTYPDLGLTSAQLMNSTSVSTASESQVMSITVQGTTYEKAAKTVNAISNVFQSQIPLIMKIDNVAILSEAKVDSNASPINMKTTLSIIVSLFAGLVLAIALVFLLDYLDDTFKSEAELEKELGLPVLTVISKMKKDDLKNTKNYVSQQKVGDGKYVAANQ; the protein is encoded by the coding sequence GTGGAACTGAAAGGATATTTTCGACTCTTACAAAAGAAACTGTGGTTGATTGTTGCAATTGCTTTGATAGCCGGTGTGGGTGCAGGGGTTAAAAGCATTTTCTTCACCCAGCCCATCTATGAAGCAAGTTCCAAACTGATCGTGAACCAGACCTCTAACGTTCAAGGCCAGGCGATGATGGACTTCAGCATGATTCAAACCAATATCAAACTCATTAACTCTTACAGAGAAATTATTAAATCTTCCGCCATTATGGATAAAGTCGCTACCACGTATCCGGACCTAGGCTTAACCTCTGCTCAGCTCATGAATAGCACCTCCGTCTCTACAGCCAGCGAATCCCAAGTGATGAGCATAACTGTACAAGGGACTACCTACGAAAAAGCCGCAAAAACGGTCAATGCCATCTCCAACGTGTTCCAATCTCAAATCCCCCTAATCATGAAAATCGATAATGTGGCCATCCTCAGTGAAGCAAAAGTGGATAGTAACGCATCTCCAATCAATATGAAAACCACATTAAGCATCATTGTCAGTCTGTTCGCAGGTCTTGTACTCGCGATTGCACTCGTATTCCTGCTGGATTATCTGGATGACACATTCAAATCCGAAGCTGAACTTGAAAAAGAGCTGGGCCTGCCTGTGCTTACAGTGATATCCAAAATGAAAAAAGATGATCTGAAAAATACGAAAAATTACGTATCTCAACAGAAAGTGGGGGATGGCAAATATGTCGCGGCTAACCAATGA
- a CDS encoding tyrosine-protein phosphatase, protein MVEMHCHILSGLDDGPVRMEQSVAMAEKAAASGITSIIATPHHLNGQYNNEPMVVNQAVNLLHAELRKRNIRLEIRPGQEIRVHDNLIGDLYAGKCCTLAGSRYMLLELPFGHIPSQFPRILHELRIAGITPIIAHPERNRVILKKPRLLADYLSQGGLCQLTAQSFTGLFGRKVRQWCFHFCKENGFHFISSDAHDTCKRTFAISEGERAIERRFGAEAVKRLAENASHILSNSCLVTERWKPRKWLLSIW, encoded by the coding sequence ATGGTTGAAATGCACTGCCACATATTATCCGGCCTAGATGATGGTCCTGTTCGAATGGAGCAGTCCGTTGCAATGGCTGAGAAGGCGGCAGCCTCAGGAATTACCTCCATTATTGCTACTCCGCATCACCTGAACGGGCAATACAACAATGAACCGATGGTGGTCAATCAGGCCGTGAACCTGCTTCATGCAGAACTTCGCAAACGTAACATTCGCCTGGAGATCCGTCCCGGACAGGAGATCAGGGTGCATGACAACCTGATTGGAGACTTATATGCAGGAAAGTGCTGCACACTCGCCGGAAGTCGTTACATGTTGCTGGAACTGCCCTTTGGTCATATTCCCTCACAGTTCCCCAGGATACTGCATGAATTACGAATAGCGGGAATTACCCCTATTATTGCTCATCCGGAACGTAATCGTGTCATTTTGAAGAAGCCAAGGTTGTTGGCTGATTACTTGAGTCAAGGCGGACTATGTCAGCTCACAGCTCAATCTTTCACTGGGCTTTTCGGACGGAAAGTTCGGCAGTGGTGTTTTCATTTTTGCAAAGAAAACGGGTTTCATTTCATTTCATCAGATGCACATGATACGTGCAAAAGGACATTTGCCATAAGTGAAGGAGAGCGGGCCATCGAGCGTCGATTTGGAGCTGAAGCCGTTAAAAGGCTGGCAGAGAATGCGTCGCACATTCTATCGAATTCGTGCCTGGTCACAGAACGCTGGAAACCTCGCAAATGGCTACTGTCCATCTGGTAG
- a CDS encoding helix-turn-helix domain-containing protein — MSYGNRIAELREQRGLTQEELASSIHITRAALSHYEKNRRKPDFEVLTRLADIFEVSIDYLIGRTKQSDVVMDEDVREFVDTLELSDKEVLERFDLMIDGKSLTEEEARRFIAFVRMERSMD; from the coding sequence ATGAGCTACGGAAATCGCATTGCTGAATTACGGGAACAGCGGGGACTTACTCAAGAAGAACTTGCGAGCTCCATTCATATTACCAGAGCTGCTCTCTCCCACTACGAGAAGAACCGTCGTAAACCGGATTTCGAAGTGTTAACGAGACTTGCTGACATCTTTGAGGTGTCTATTGATTATCTTATAGGACGTACAAAGCAAAGCGATGTTGTGATGGATGAAGATGTACGTGAATTCGTTGATACCTTGGAGTTATCGGATAAGGAAGTGTTGGAACGCTTCGATCTGATGATTGATGGGAAGTCCTTAACAGAAGAAGAGGCACGTCGTTTTATTGCGTTTGTCCGAATGGAACGCAGTATGGACTAA